A portion of the Choristoneura fumiferana chromosome 20, NRCan_CFum_1, whole genome shotgun sequence genome contains these proteins:
- the LOC141439189 gene encoding uncharacterized protein, with amino-acid sequence MNLNEMCRICLAPHKITYDIYTSFYAKRCTLYSEMLSNCTKLKPSKDDGLPSSICKECSRQLKRSYSFNLKCEESDRKLRKFLENTNDQLSQNDLVKSNDSKDSLDVKTEVEEVKYEEVFDVRNEDQIVNGDNNVEDNIENEIKDDVKIEPTYDDYDNGNDSGWDADDDNIFLDEIQLKQKSKNVVKPKKKRGRKKSKLVTEPALPESKLPHQCDVCGKFLSTKSNLKAHKICHTDLRPYKCADCPATFRGYSALFQHKKVHTRETPYHCEYCPKQFSRRTGLVNHIRMHTGEKLYSCEVCFKNFVQSAQLSIHMKRHKGDKTYLCQDCGKGFPIKADLKVHQRIHNGEKPYSCHLCSKTFATSGNLSIHVRIHNKEVRYHCKECQRGFVTCSAYNVHLKRHKGQRDYHCECGKTFYTSSALKQHKVVHTGEKKYQCKICERKFSQTSHLSRHFKRDHAKPNMPLPSSDHYKVVVTQEENKAVFGLFDVHSVNQGVKCERS; translated from the exons ATGAACTTAAACGAAATGTGTCGTATATGCCTTGCACCACACAAAATAACATACGATATTTATACAAGTTTTTACGCTAAACGATGTACTCTGTACAGTGAAATGCTATCAAATTGTACAAAACTTAAG ccaAGTAAAGATGATGGACTGCCCAGTTCAATTTGCAAAGAGTGCAGTCGCCAGCTGAAACGTTCATACTCTTTCAACCTTAAATGTGAAGAAAGTGACAGAAAGCTCCGAAAATTCTTAGAAAACACTAATGATCAACTCAGTCAAAATGACTTAGTTAAAAGTAATGATAGTAAAGATAGTTTAGATGTTAAAACAGAAGTAGAAGAGGTGAAATATGAAGAAGTCTTCGATGTCAGGAATGAAGACCAAATTGTTAACGGGGACAATAATGTCGAAGACAATATTGAGAATGAGATTAAGGATGATGTAAAGATTG AACCAACCTATGATGATTATGACAATGGGAATGACAGTGGTTGGGATGCAGATGATGATAATATTTTCCTCGATGAAATACAACTCAAGCAAAAGAGTAAAA aTGTGGTTAAACCAAAAAAGAAAAGGGGACGAAAGAAAT CAAAACTAGTAACCGAGCCCGCGCTGCCGGAAAGCAAGCTGCCGCATCAGTGCGACGTGTGCGGCAAGTTCCTTAGCACCAAAAGCAATTTAAAGGCGCACAAGATCTGCCACACTGACCTCCGGCCCTACAAGTGTGCCGACTGCCCTGCTACTTTTAG AGGTTACAGCGCCCTCTTCCAACACAAGAAAGTGCATACACGCGAGACACCGTACCACTGCGAATACTGTCCCAAACAGTTCAGCCGCCGCACCGGCCTCGTCAACCACATACGGATGCACACAG GCGAGAAGCTGTATAGTTGCGAGGTGTGCTTCAAGAACTTTGTACAGAGTGCGCAACTCTCTATTCACATGAAAAGGCATAAAGGGGACAAGACTTACCTGTGCCAGGACTGCGGGaaag GGTTCCCAATCAAAGCTGATCTGAAAGTGCACCAAAGGATCCACAATGGAGAAAAGCCTTATTCTTGCCATCTGTGCTCGAAGACGTTTGCCACTTCTGGCAACCTCTCCATACACGTCAGGATACACAATAAAGAAGTCCG ATATCACTGCAAGGAATGTCAACGCGGTTTCGTCACATGCAGCGCATATAACGTTCATCTAAAACGGCATAAAGGTCAAAGGGACTACCACTGCGAGTGCGGTAAAACATTTTACACATCATCAGCTTTAAAACAACATAAAGTCGTCCATACAGGTGAAAAGAAATACCAGTGTAAAATATGCGAGAGGAAATTCTCACAAACCAGCCATCTGAGTCGACATTTCAAAAGAGATCACGCCAAACCAAACATGCCTTTGCCTTCTTCGGACCATTATAAAGTGGTAGTGACTCAAGAAGAAAACAAGGCAGTTTTTGGATTGTTCGATGTCCACTCAGTGAACCAGGGCGTCAAATGTGAACGGTCATAG